Proteins encoded in a region of the Macaca mulatta isolate MMU2019108-1 chromosome X, T2T-MMU8v2.0, whole genome shotgun sequence genome:
- the RBM3 gene encoding RNA-binding protein 3, which translates to MSSEEGKLFVGGLNFNTDEQALEDHFSSFGPISEVVVVKDRETQRSRGFGFITFTNPEHASVAMRAMNGESLDGRQIRVDHAGKSARGTRGGGFGAHGRGRSYSRGGGDQGYGSGRYYDSRPGGYGYGYGRSRDYNGRNQGGYDRYSGGNYRDNYDN; encoded by the exons ATGTCCTCTGAAGAAGGAAAGCTTTTCGTGGGAGGTCTCAACTTTAACACCGACGAGCAAGCGCTGGAAGACCACTTCAGCAGTTTCGGACCTATCTCTGAGG TGGTCGTTGTCAAGGACCGGGAGACTCAGCGGTCCAGGGGTTTTGGTTTCATCACCTTCACCAACCCAGAGCATGCTTCAGTTGCCATGAGAGCCATGAACGGAGAG TCCCTGGATGGTCGTCAGATCCGTGTGGATCATGCAGGCAAGTCTGCTCGGGGAACCAGAGGAGGTGGCTTTGGGGCCCATGGGCGTGGTCGCAGCTACTCTAGAG GTGGTGGGGACCAGGGCTATGGGAGTGGCAGGTATTATGACAGTAGACCTGGAGGGTATGGATATGGATATGGACGTTCCAGAGACTATAATGGCAG aaaccAGGGTGGTTATGACCGCTACTCAGGAGGAAATTACAGAGACAATTATGACAACTGA